One Microbacter margulisiae genomic window carries:
- a CDS encoding energy transducer TonB, whose product MKSKLIVQFTVDTTGQIKTPVIIKGVNLEINQKIINIVNHMPKWTPAYLYGKPIKQNYVLPFTDHLWLDN is encoded by the coding sequence ATCAAATCAAAATTAATTGTACAATTTACAGTTGATACTACCGGACAAATAAAAACTCCGGTAATTATAAAAGGGGTTAATCTGGAAATCAATCAAAAGATCATTAATATTGTCAATCATATGCCAAAGTGGACACCTGCCTATTTATATGGTAAACCCATAAAACAAAATTATGTATTACCATTTACCGATCACTTATGGTTAGACAATTGA